In Oryza brachyantha chromosome 1, ObraRS2, whole genome shotgun sequence, the following are encoded in one genomic region:
- the LOC102710534 gene encoding protein DETOXIFICATION 12-like isoform X2, translating into MAMLEQDLRGCALVSSIISGRREVSPAIVVEQLRRLGIQPNKVRVEMGLACGLETICGQAYGAEQYHKLSLYMYRSIIVLLLVSVPIAIIWVFIPEVLPLIGQQPEIASEAGKYALWLIPGLFAFTVAQCLSKFLQTQSLIFPMVLSSSITLSLFIPLCWFMVYKVGMGNAGAALSVSICDWVEVTVLGLYIVLSPSCEKTRAPLTWEAFRGIGSFLRLAVPSALMICLEWWSYELLVLLSGILPNPALETSVLSICISTVVLVYNLPHGIGTAASVRVSNELGAGNPEGARLVVGVALSVILCSAVLVSVTLLALRNFIGIAFSNEEEVINYVTKMVPVLSVSVITDSLQGVLSGVSRGCGWQHLGAYVNLGAFYLVGVPVALFFGFAMHLGGMGFWMGMVAGGATQVTLLSIITAMTNWGKMADKARDRVFEERTATQAV; encoded by the exons ATGGCGATGCTAGAGCAAGACCTTCGTGGCTGTGCGCTGGTTTCGTCTATCATTTCTGGCCGTCGTGAGGTTTCGCCAGCAATAGTCGTCGAGCAACTCCGACGCCTCGGCATCCAGCCAAACAAAGTCCGTGTCGAG ATGGGACTGGCATGTGGGCTGGAAACTATTTGTGGTCAAGCTTATGGAGCAGAACAGTATCATAAGctatctttatatatgtacaggTCCATAATTGTGCTTCTTCTTGTGAGTGTACCCATCGCGATCATATGGGTTTTCATCCCAGAGGTACTTCCTCTTATAGGTCAACAACCAGAAATAGCAAGTGAAGCTGGGAAGTATGCACTGTGGCTAATCCCTGGTTTATTTGCTTTCACCGTTGCTCAATGCTTATCAAAGTTCCTCCAGACTCAAAGCCTAATCTTTCCTATGGTTCTAAGCTCATCGATAACACTATCACTCTTCATTCCTTTGTGTTGGTTCATGGTTTATAAAGTTGGGATGGGTAATGCTGGAGCTGCTTTATCAGTTAGTATCTGTGATTGGGTTGAAGTGACTGTTCTTGGTCTTTACATTGTGCTCTCACCTTCTTGTGAGAAAACTCGTGCTCCACTCACATGGGAAGCTTTTAGAGGGATTGGCAGTTTTTTGCGGTTGGCTGTACCATCAGCCCTCATGATTTG CCTTGAATGGTGGTCTTATGAGCTTCTCGTTCTGCTTTCTGGGATCCTACCAAATCCAGCACTTGAAACTTCTGTGCTTTCTATATG TATTTCTACAGTTGTGTTGGTGTACAATCTCCCTCATGGTATTGGAACAGCTGCAAG TGTTCGCGTCTCAAATGAACTAGGTGCAGGCAACCCAGAAGGTGCCCGATTGGTAGTAGGGGTTGCTTTATCTGTTATACTTTGTTCAGCGGTCCTAGTGAGTGTGACCCTTCTAGCATTGCGCAACTTCATCGGAATTGCTTTCAGCAATGAGGAAGAAGTCATAAATTATGTGACCAAAATGGTACCTGTCCTTTCCGTCTCAGTTATTACAGACAGCCTTCAGGGTGTCCTCTCAG GTGTTTCTAGAGGCTGTGGATGGCAGCATTTAGGGGCCTATGTTAACCTTGGTGCATTCTATCTTGTTGGGGTTCCGGTTGCTCTCTTTTTCGGTTTTGCAATGCATCTAGGAGGAATGGGTTTCTGGATGGGCATGGTAGCTGGTGGAGCGACACAGGTCACTCTTCTATCTATCATTACTGCAATGACAAACTGGGGGAAGATG GCCGATAAGGCTAGGGACAGAGTATTTGAGGAAAGGACTGCGACACAGGCAGTCTAA
- the LOC102710534 gene encoding protein DETOXIFICATION 12-like isoform X1, giving the protein MGSSSSDAEAPLLLPRRGSSKGEEEVGDGKVRGCGGGGRWWREATAEAGRLAALAAPMIAVALLQLMMQLISTVMVGHLGEFALAGAAIANSLTNVSGFSVLMGLACGLETICGQAYGAEQYHKLSLYMYRSIIVLLLVSVPIAIIWVFIPEVLPLIGQQPEIASEAGKYALWLIPGLFAFTVAQCLSKFLQTQSLIFPMVLSSSITLSLFIPLCWFMVYKVGMGNAGAALSVSICDWVEVTVLGLYIVLSPSCEKTRAPLTWEAFRGIGSFLRLAVPSALMICLEWWSYELLVLLSGILPNPALETSVLSICISTVVLVYNLPHGIGTAASVRVSNELGAGNPEGARLVVGVALSVILCSAVLVSVTLLALRNFIGIAFSNEEEVINYVTKMVPVLSVSVITDSLQGVLSGVSRGCGWQHLGAYVNLGAFYLVGVPVALFFGFAMHLGGMGFWMGMVAGGATQVTLLSIITAMTNWGKMADKARDRVFEERTATQAV; this is encoded by the exons atgggctcctcctcctccgacgccgaggcgccgctgctgctcccgaggagggggagcagcaagggggaggaggaggtgggggatGGGAAGGTgcgcggctgcggcggggGAGGACGATGGTGGCGGGAGGCCACGGCGGAGGCCGGGCGGCTCGCCGCGCTGGCGGCGCCGATgatcgccgtcgcgctgctgCAGCTGATGATGCAGCTCATCTCCACCGTCATGGTGGGGCACCTCGGGGAGTTCGCGCTCGCgggcgccgccatcgccaacTCCCTCACCAACGTCTCCGGCTTCAGCGTCCTC ATGGGACTGGCATGTGGGCTGGAAACTATTTGTGGTCAAGCTTATGGAGCAGAACAGTATCATAAGctatctttatatatgtacaggTCCATAATTGTGCTTCTTCTTGTGAGTGTACCCATCGCGATCATATGGGTTTTCATCCCAGAGGTACTTCCTCTTATAGGTCAACAACCAGAAATAGCAAGTGAAGCTGGGAAGTATGCACTGTGGCTAATCCCTGGTTTATTTGCTTTCACCGTTGCTCAATGCTTATCAAAGTTCCTCCAGACTCAAAGCCTAATCTTTCCTATGGTTCTAAGCTCATCGATAACACTATCACTCTTCATTCCTTTGTGTTGGTTCATGGTTTATAAAGTTGGGATGGGTAATGCTGGAGCTGCTTTATCAGTTAGTATCTGTGATTGGGTTGAAGTGACTGTTCTTGGTCTTTACATTGTGCTCTCACCTTCTTGTGAGAAAACTCGTGCTCCACTCACATGGGAAGCTTTTAGAGGGATTGGCAGTTTTTTGCGGTTGGCTGTACCATCAGCCCTCATGATTTG CCTTGAATGGTGGTCTTATGAGCTTCTCGTTCTGCTTTCTGGGATCCTACCAAATCCAGCACTTGAAACTTCTGTGCTTTCTATATG TATTTCTACAGTTGTGTTGGTGTACAATCTCCCTCATGGTATTGGAACAGCTGCAAG TGTTCGCGTCTCAAATGAACTAGGTGCAGGCAACCCAGAAGGTGCCCGATTGGTAGTAGGGGTTGCTTTATCTGTTATACTTTGTTCAGCGGTCCTAGTGAGTGTGACCCTTCTAGCATTGCGCAACTTCATCGGAATTGCTTTCAGCAATGAGGAAGAAGTCATAAATTATGTGACCAAAATGGTACCTGTCCTTTCCGTCTCAGTTATTACAGACAGCCTTCAGGGTGTCCTCTCAG GTGTTTCTAGAGGCTGTGGATGGCAGCATTTAGGGGCCTATGTTAACCTTGGTGCATTCTATCTTGTTGGGGTTCCGGTTGCTCTCTTTTTCGGTTTTGCAATGCATCTAGGAGGAATGGGTTTCTGGATGGGCATGGTAGCTGGTGGAGCGACACAGGTCACTCTTCTATCTATCATTACTGCAATGACAAACTGGGGGAAGATG GCCGATAAGGCTAGGGACAGAGTATTTGAGGAAAGGACTGCGACACAGGCAGTCTAA